One stretch of Gambusia affinis linkage group LG05, SWU_Gaff_1.0, whole genome shotgun sequence DNA includes these proteins:
- the twist1b gene encoding twist-related protein 1b codes for MSEENLGEESGSSPVSPVDSLSNSEGEPDRQPKRGVGRKRRTSRKSGDDSDSPTPGKRGKKSGSSSPQSFEELQSQRVMANVRERQRTQSLNEAFAALRKIIPTLPSDKLSKIQTLKLAARYIDFLCQVLQSDELDSKMSSCSYVAHERLSYAFSVWRMEGAWSMSTSH; via the coding sequence ATGTCTGAGGAAAATCTCGGGGAAGAGTCGGGAAGCTCCCCCGTCTCTCCTGTGGACAGCCTGAGCAACAGCGAGGGGGAGCCGGACAGGCAGCCGAAGAGAGGTGTCGGGAGGAAGCGGAGGACGAGCAGGAAAAGCGGGGACGACTCGGACAGTCCGACACCGGGGAAAAGAGGGAAGAAGTCCGGCAGCAGCAGTCCCCAGTCCTTCGAGGAGCTCCAGTCGCAGCGCGTGATGGCCAACGTCCGTGAGCGACAGAGGACCCAGTCCCTCAATGAGGCGTTCGCGGCCCTGCGGAAGATTATCCCCACGCTGCCCTCGGACAAACTGAGCAAAATACAGACCTTAAAACTCGCAGCCAGGTACATCGACTTCCTCTGCCAGGTGTTGCAGAGCGACGAGCTGGACTCCAAGATGTCAAGCTGCAGCTATGTGGCTCATGAGAGGCTGAGTTATGCCTTCTCCGTGTGGAGGATGGAGGGAGCTTGGTCCATGTCTACATCTCACTAA